One window of Nostoc sp. C052 genomic DNA carries:
- a CDS encoding IS5 family transposase (programmed frameshift), translated as MTRRYALRDDQWERIKDLLPGTKGYVGVTARDNRLFVEAVLYRYRAGIPWRDLPERFGDFRVIHTRFSRWSKTGIWEGVFQHLADDADNEYAMIDSTIVRAHQHSAGAKGGSYTEAIGRSKGGLSTKIHAVVDALGNPLSFYLTPGQACDLDGADQLLPTVVADTLLADKGYDADERVIERLESLGKTAVIPPKRNRTRPRDYDRDLYKARHLIENFFAKLKQYRAMPKAGYAYATRYDKRATNFLGAIYLAASVIWLN; from the exons ATGACTCGACGTTATGCCCTACGAGATGACCAGTGGGAGAGGATAAAAGACTTACTACCCGGAACAAAAGGGTATGTCGGAGTGACAGCAAGAGATAATCGGTTGTTTGTGGAAGCAGTACTGTACCGTTATCGGGCAGGGATACCCTGGAGAGACCTCCCAGAGCGATTTGGAGATTTCCGAGTGATTCATACTCGTTTTAGCCGATGGTCAAAAACGGGGATTTGGGAGGGGGTGTTTCAGCACTTGGCAGACGATGCCGATAATGAATATGCGATGATTGACTCCACGATTGTCCGCGCCCATCAGCATAGTGCTGGTGCAAAGGGGGGGAGC TATACTGAAGCCATTGGTCGCAGCAAGGGTGGATTGAGTACCAAGATTCATGCTGTAGTGGATGCGTTGGGCAACCCACTAAGCTTCTACCTGACGCCAGGGCAAGCCTGCGACTTGGACGGAGCCGACCAATTGCTACCCACCGTTGTGGCGGATACACTACTAGCAGATAAAGGCTATGATGCCGATGAGCGAGTTATTGAGCGACTTGAGTCTCTGGGTAAAACCGCAGTGATTCCCCCCAAACGCAATCGTACCAGACCTCGTGACTATGACCGAGATTTATACAAAGCCCGTCATCTCATTGAAAACTTTTTTGCCAAACTCAAGCAGTACCGAGCGATGCCAAAGGCGGGCTACGCCTACGCAACACGCTACGACAAACGTGCTACAAACTTTCTAGGTGCAATTTATCTGGCTGCTTCTGTCATTTGGCTCAATTGA
- a CDS encoding DNA/RNA non-specific endonuclease — MLANFWRKVYRNGWLTGVVIILLITFNTLFSAEGATTVEGFETGSKGSYASSDVTLSTGLWNLDDALIGNLITDAKSGTQSARIRNSGKVSMKFDRSTGAGTVSIKHAKFGSDGNTNWQLWCSSNSGSSWLQVGSTVTTSSTTLQTATFTPNISGTSRCEVRKTDGTTNRTNIDDITITDYGTSGGGGSTSVHLTMGNPSSAGSSDLNNYLLDKAQYAVGYNCSLGRSNWVSWQLNSSWLGSTPRQDDFRADTTLPAGCYQVQSTDFSGSGFDRGHMTPSGDRTSTVAVNSSTFLMSNMIAQAPDNNQGIWANLEDYARTLVGQGKELYIISGGYGTGGTGSNGTFYTIASGKVTVPNRTWKILVVLDTPGSGVSGVTTSTRVIAVNIPNAQGVRTADWRNYRVSVDSLESLTGFDFLSLVSTSIQSVIEARVDSL, encoded by the coding sequence ATGTTAGCTAATTTTTGGCGCAAAGTTTATCGTAATGGGTGGTTGACAGGAGTAGTAATAATTTTACTAATTACCTTCAACACTCTATTTAGTGCAGAAGGTGCAACGACTGTTGAAGGTTTTGAAACTGGCTCAAAAGGCAGTTATGCTTCCTCTGATGTCACCCTTAGCACAGGTCTTTGGAATTTAGATGATGCCTTGATTGGTAATCTGATAACTGATGCAAAAAGCGGTACACAATCTGCACGTATTCGCAACAGTGGTAAAGTCTCAATGAAATTTGACCGCAGCACTGGTGCTGGTACAGTTAGCATTAAACACGCAAAGTTTGGTTCTGATGGTAATACCAATTGGCAGTTGTGGTGTTCAAGTAATAGTGGTAGTTCATGGTTACAAGTAGGTTCAACAGTCACAACCAGTTCAACAACCTTACAGACTGCAACTTTTACGCCTAACATCTCTGGCACATCTCGCTGTGAAGTCCGTAAAACTGATGGAACTACCAACAGAACCAACATTGATGATATTACCATCACCGATTATGGTACTTCAGGTGGCGGCGGTAGTACAAGTGTACATCTAACAATGGGTAATCCCAGTAGTGCTGGGTCTTCGGATCTAAACAATTATTTGCTGGATAAGGCACAGTATGCAGTTGGATACAATTGCTCATTAGGGCGATCCAATTGGGTATCTTGGCAGTTGAATAGTAGTTGGTTAGGAAGCACACCAAGACAAGATGACTTTCGTGCGGATACTACCTTACCAGCAGGATGCTATCAAGTTCAATCTACCGATTTTAGTGGTAGTGGATTTGATAGAGGACACATGACCCCTTCAGGCGACCGAACTAGCACAGTTGCGGTTAACTCCAGCACCTTTTTGATGAGTAATATGATTGCACAAGCGCCTGATAACAATCAGGGGATTTGGGCTAATTTAGAAGATTACGCTAGAACTCTGGTTGGTCAGGGGAAAGAACTATATATCATATCCGGTGGATATGGAACGGGTGGTACTGGAAGCAATGGAACTTTCTACACGATTGCCAGTGGTAAGGTTACAGTTCCCAATCGCACTTGGAAAATTCTTGTTGTCCTAGACACTCCTGGGTCTGGAGTCTCTGGTGTCACAACATCTACAAGGGTGATTGCCGTTAACATCCCTAACGCTCAAGGGGTTCGGACTGCTGACTGGAGAAACTATCGAGTTAGTGTTGATTCACTGGAATCTCTAACCGGATTCGATTTTCTATCACTTGTTTCAACATCTATTCAATCTGTAATAGAAGCGCGAGTTGACAGTTTGTAA
- a CDS encoding nuclease A inhibitor family protein: MTNEITEKIKQASDGLLMMSESEYPFEVFLWSNQAQEPMTAQKLLQLTGHSPETSVEEVELDHIFRNCAVEKEWHNEIQKQNVQKYQSLIKTLKDSLTDIQVYRIGTISIDVYIVGKTSSEDLAGISTKVVET; encoded by the coding sequence ATGACTAACGAGATTACGGAAAAAATTAAACAAGCCTCCGATGGTTTGTTAATGATGAGCGAGTCAGAGTATCCATTTGAAGTTTTTTTGTGGTCTAATCAAGCTCAAGAACCAATGACCGCTCAAAAACTTCTTCAGTTAACAGGACATTCCCCAGAAACATCAGTTGAAGAAGTAGAACTAGATCATATATTTCGTAACTGTGCTGTAGAAAAAGAATGGCACAATGAAATACAAAAACAAAATGTGCAAAAGTATCAATCACTTATCAAAACATTAAAAGATAGTCTGACTGATATTCAGGTTTATCGCATAGGTACGATAAGTATTGATGTCTATATTGTTGGTAAAACGTCATCTGAAGATTTAGCCGGAATTTCCACAAAAGTTGTTGAAACTTAG
- a CDS encoding type I polyketide synthase, with amino-acid sequence MTHNVQYLKPQISKQTTDVESADNGKGSEPIAIIGIGCRFPGSANSPEAFWKLLVSGVDAITEVPESRWNINKFYDPDITKPGKMRTRWGGFVDKIDEFDAQFFGIYRREASRMDPQQRLTLEVAWEALEDAGLIREHLANSKTGVFIGISTSDYLNIQGCDHNSINAYTSLGNVHCITANRISYILNLKGPSMTVDTACSSSLVAVHLACQSIWNGESVLGIAGGVNAILGPAVSIGFSKASMLSPDGRCFTFDARANGYVRAEGAGIVVLKPLSQAQADRDPIYAVILSSVVNQDGQTKGIAVPNGQSQEAALQEACRLAGISPLQVQYVEAHGTGTPVGDPIEAIALGNVLGKNRTPGDYCTVGSVKTNIGHLEIASGIAGLIKTALAIKHCQIPPHLHFQTPNPKIPFEELGLRMPTTLEPWQNENGPRIAGVNSFGFGGTNAHVLLSGLATDAVTDIPDSERGSLGLLLPLSAKSPEALVAVAQVTRDFLTAVDSSSDISLWDICYSASNRRGHHEHRLALVANSFEGLVENLEAFLAGENRPSLSSGYLASGFEPKLAFVFSGMGAQWWAMGRELLESEPVFREVIEQCDELLQQYTDWSLLSELLASEETSHINSTQIAQCSIFAIQIALAALWRSWGITPQAIVGHSVGEVAAAHVAGVLSLKDAVRVIFHRSRTQAKASGKGTMLAVGLSQEKTERVLAELGYQGCVCIAVVNSPSAVTLAGDSAALSEIAKFLEQKQIFCRFLQVEVPYHSPLMEPLKPELAQSLQEIKPQTATIPLFSTVTSKQVDGSELDGTYWGLNMRGPVLFAGAIASLIQAGYNTFVEISAHPVLANSISECQDLAGISGKVLPSLRRFEPERPTMLSSFGKLYTLGYPVDWYKLYPQGRFVRLPSYPWQRERYWNESEETMGIRIGTIPHRLMLGQQVHPLLGSRLKSSQPIWDTEIDKHRLSYLDDHRVQGTVVYPAAAYVEMALAAGKEIFKEGAYIVEEIEFQKALFLPKSGVSRLQLSLEPNQTSFEINSNVKGSQSEWVRHATGKLTRVENGFVSKQVVLDEIKSRCPNEIFKSDLYRQFQEIKLEYGPCFQGIEQLWNGEGEALAQIQVSNALQEVEEYQLHPAILDACFQVSFATVCIQVTYLPVQIDQVKVYGRPGLQMWSYARLVEQSANRLKGDILLIDDAGNVLVEFIGLVCQSVESKQESLEKADYLYEYQWEMKARPNQELVRSTPDYLLDPMQITQKLQSQADQLSVQLGRKQYYEQVKPQIDGLCAVYILKAFEQLGWKPKFHTRISAETLAEQLGVVSQHRQLLSRLLGILAEDGVLRRVNDQWEVCRIPEMKQPIEVWKTLLAKFPAYQAELTLLGRCGQKLASVLIGEVEPLQLIFPEGSVTTSEHLYQDSPSYRIYNLLVEKAIAIALERLPEGRTVRILEIGAGTGSLTSYVLPKLSRHRTEYVFTDITPQLTISAEQKFYDYPFVKYQVLDIEADVIAQGFQPHSFDLILVSDALHATRDLHQTLENVKQLLASGGLLVLLELTATNRFADLVFGLLNSWWLFTDVQLRRSHPLLSEAQWQDLLKDVGFVEVASIADIPPETDKSLQTVILATSPKLEPEVQPSSVIPLKPENSGTWLIFADNSGVGQQLAEQLKQHQQIPILIEPGTVFQRLDADSFQIRLEYAEDMQQLLEAVDANQPTCRGVVYLWSLDTPPTEKMTTATLESTLTNSCLGVLHLLQALAKVNCPHSLRLFLVTNSTQTVGGLKSLSLAQSPLWGLGRVINNEHPNLRCTRVDLSSVIAPEEIQSLIEELLADDKEDEIALRGNDRYVNRLIRLSPADLIQKSKSLAQNREPFRLEISAPGVLDNLQLRAMALSKPGTGEVEIQVCATGLNFKDVAKTINLLNDASLEGTFSGRSLGIECAGIITAIGSGVEEFKIGDEVIACASHSFSTHTTTDARAVVHKPAHLSFEEAATIPVTFLTAYYALHYLGRLRQGERVLIHAAAGGVGLAAIQIAQTVGAEIFATAGSPEKREFLRSLGVEHVMDSRSTAFASEVMEITGGKGVDIVLNSLAGEAIPKSLSVLGAYGRFIEIGKRDIEQNNKLGLRPFQNNLSFFAVDLDKLLSDRPDFAGSLFREVIEYFEVKSFHPLPHRVFPISRVVSTFRYMAQAKHIGKIVVSLQEPDVKIVPSSQATVTFRPDATYLITGGLGGFGLAVAQWLVKGGARHLVLMGRSGADSSVAKEAVKTLESADVHVVAAKADVSHEEEVKSVLANISQSMPPLRGIIHAAMVLDDALLLDLNQERLGKAIAPKVMGAWNLHTHTLNAPLDFFVSFSSFSSIIGNTGQGNYVAANTFLDTLAHHRRALGLPALTVNWGAIADVGYVADNTVIGQYLDQIGMKGLRSHQALQILGQLLHVEAVQTGVAPFNWHRLSEIYPTGASARFSQLVNEAAVLPKADRRNSKGDLLLDDLMTAEPTERLQILESHLRELVALVLGTSPAKLDSQKSLTNLGLDSLMGVELSNRIESVLGVSVPTMKLVQGPSISQLAVELVEQLMGTSQTQLPSSVTAVPSDWLVFPKPNPDACLRLFCFPYLGGSTSEFLPWSDNLPADVEVCAVKLPGSKDFLGKQSFDELTSVIKILVEVLVPYLDKPFAFYGHSLGALISFELARQLRRENSKTPAHLFVGASQAPQIPYLHPSVEKLPEFEPVKGVSINDLPQLYRDNTELLELLPLLLKEVTLLAEKYSYTEEEPLNCPISVFGGMQDNVITEDLLSAWREQTCSNFKLQMLSGNHLFLHSSQHLLLQAISEELSSLLCL; translated from the coding sequence ATGACTCATAATGTGCAATATCTTAAGCCGCAAATTTCAAAACAAACTACTGATGTTGAAAGTGCAGACAATGGTAAAGGATCAGAACCTATAGCTATTATCGGTATAGGTTGCCGTTTTCCAGGCAGTGCTAATAGCCCAGAAGCTTTCTGGAAACTGCTGGTTTCGGGTGTGGATGCTATTACCGAAGTACCAGAGTCACGCTGGAATATAAATAAATTTTACGACCCAGATATAACAAAACCAGGTAAAATGCGAACCCGCTGGGGCGGCTTTGTAGATAAGATAGACGAGTTTGATGCCCAATTTTTCGGGATTTATCGGCGAGAAGCCTCACGCATGGACCCGCAGCAGCGACTGACGCTGGAGGTAGCCTGGGAGGCGCTGGAGGACGCAGGGCTGATCAGGGAACACCTTGCTAACTCGAAGACAGGGGTATTTATTGGAATATCAACTAGCGATTACTTGAACATCCAAGGGTGCGATCACAACTCCATTAACGCTTACACAAGCTTAGGCAACGTTCACTGTATCACCGCTAACCGTATTTCCTACATATTGAACCTCAAAGGGCCAAGTATGACTGTTGACACAGCCTGCTCTTCGTCGCTGGTTGCAGTTCATCTTGCCTGTCAAAGTATCTGGAATGGAGAGTCTGTGCTAGGAATAGCAGGAGGCGTGAATGCGATACTCGGACCAGCAGTAAGTATAGGATTTTCTAAAGCATCAATGCTCTCTCCTGATGGGCGTTGCTTTACCTTTGATGCGCGAGCTAATGGTTATGTCCGCGCCGAGGGAGCTGGTATTGTTGTCTTGAAGCCTTTATCTCAAGCGCAAGCAGATAGAGACCCAATTTATGCTGTAATTCTCAGCAGTGTAGTTAACCAAGACGGTCAAACCAAGGGGATCGCGGTTCCTAATGGACAGTCCCAAGAAGCAGCACTCCAGGAAGCTTGCCGTCTGGCGGGGATATCGCCTCTTCAGGTACAGTATGTTGAAGCTCACGGCACAGGCACACCAGTAGGCGATCCGATAGAAGCGATCGCTTTAGGAAACGTACTGGGTAAAAATCGGACTCCGGGAGACTATTGTACTGTTGGTTCAGTTAAAACCAACATTGGACATTTGGAAATAGCATCAGGAATTGCAGGTTTAATCAAAACCGCCCTAGCTATTAAGCATTGCCAGATTCCGCCACATCTGCATTTTCAGACACCGAATCCTAAAATTCCTTTTGAGGAATTGGGGTTACGGATGCCTACCACCCTTGAGCCTTGGCAAAACGAAAATGGGCCGCGCATCGCCGGCGTGAATTCCTTTGGATTTGGGGGAACGAATGCCCACGTTCTTTTATCAGGATTAGCAACGGATGCTGTAACAGATATACCCGATTCAGAGCGCGGTTCTCTTGGTCTGCTATTGCCCCTATCGGCAAAAAGTCCAGAAGCTCTTGTGGCTGTTGCACAAGTAACCCGTGACTTTTTAACAGCTGTCGATTCGAGTTCTGATATTTCATTATGGGACATCTGCTACAGTGCCAGTAATCGCCGAGGTCATCACGAGCATCGGTTGGCGTTGGTTGCGAATTCCTTTGAAGGACTGGTAGAAAATCTGGAAGCATTTCTGGCGGGAGAAAACCGTCCAAGTCTGTCTTCTGGTTATCTAGCTTCAGGATTTGAACCTAAACTGGCTTTTGTTTTTTCCGGCATGGGAGCCCAGTGGTGGGCAATGGGACGTGAGTTGTTGGAGTCAGAACCGGTATTTCGAGAGGTCATCGAACAGTGCGATGAATTGTTGCAGCAATATACTGATTGGTCATTGTTGTCAGAACTCTTAGCATCAGAAGAGACGAGCCATATCAACTCTACCCAAATCGCTCAGTGTTCCATCTTTGCCATACAAATTGCTTTAGCTGCTTTGTGGCGTTCCTGGGGGATTACGCCCCAAGCAATCGTAGGTCACAGTGTTGGCGAAGTTGCAGCCGCCCACGTTGCTGGAGTTCTGAGTCTAAAAGATGCCGTGCGGGTCATTTTCCACCGCAGCCGCACTCAAGCCAAGGCATCTGGGAAAGGGACAATGCTAGCTGTTGGGCTGTCTCAAGAGAAAACCGAGCGGGTATTAGCAGAATTAGGATACCAGGGTTGTGTTTGTATTGCAGTGGTTAACAGTCCCAGTGCCGTTACCCTGGCTGGGGATAGCGCCGCTTTGTCAGAAATTGCCAAATTTTTGGAGCAAAAACAAATTTTCTGCCGATTCCTGCAAGTTGAGGTGCCTTATCACAGTCCCCTGATGGAGCCATTAAAGCCAGAGTTGGCACAATCATTGCAAGAAATCAAGCCTCAAACAGCCACGATTCCCTTGTTCTCTACCGTTACGAGCAAGCAGGTAGACGGTTCAGAGTTGGATGGCACTTACTGGGGTCTGAACATGAGGGGGCCAGTGCTTTTTGCAGGGGCGATCGCTTCCCTGATTCAAGCAGGTTACAACACCTTTGTAGAAATCAGCGCTCATCCAGTTCTCGCTAATTCCATCTCTGAATGTCAAGATTTAGCTGGGATATCTGGAAAAGTGCTGCCAAGTCTGCGGCGCTTTGAACCAGAACGCCCCACAATGCTCTCGTCATTTGGCAAACTCTATACTCTCGGATACCCAGTTGATTGGTACAAGCTATATCCGCAAGGCCGTTTCGTGCGCCTGCCTTCTTATCCCTGGCAGCGAGAGCGTTATTGGAACGAGTCTGAAGAAACTATGGGAATACGGATTGGAACAATTCCTCACCGCTTAATGTTGGGGCAACAAGTCCATCCCCTTTTAGGAAGCCGTCTCAAATCAAGTCAACCGATATGGGATACAGAGATTGACAAGCATCGCCTCAGTTATCTTGATGACCATCGTGTTCAAGGGACTGTGGTTTATCCCGCCGCAGCTTATGTAGAAATGGCTTTGGCTGCTGGGAAAGAAATCTTCAAAGAGGGAGCTTATATTGTAGAGGAAATTGAATTTCAAAAAGCTCTCTTCTTACCAAAAAGTGGGGTGTCAAGACTTCAGTTAAGTCTGGAGCCAAACCAAACATCCTTCGAGATTAACAGCAATGTCAAAGGCAGCCAATCAGAGTGGGTTCGACACGCGACGGGTAAGCTAACTCGCGTTGAAAATGGCTTTGTCTCTAAGCAGGTTGTGTTGGATGAAATTAAGAGTCGTTGTCCCAACGAAATTTTTAAAAGCGATCTATACCGACAATTCCAGGAAATAAAACTCGAATATGGCCCTTGTTTTCAAGGAATTGAGCAGCTTTGGAATGGCGAAGGTGAAGCGTTGGCTCAAATTCAGGTGAGTAATGCTTTACAGGAAGTCGAGGAATATCAATTGCATCCGGCTATCCTTGATGCTTGTTTTCAGGTGTCCTTCGCCACTGTCTGTATTCAAGTGACTTACCTACCAGTACAGATAGACCAAGTGAAAGTTTATGGTCGTCCAGGGCTGCAAATGTGGAGCTATGCCCGCCTAGTTGAGCAAAGCGCCAACCGTCTCAAAGGAGATATCCTACTAATCGATGATGCAGGAAATGTACTAGTAGAATTTATCGGATTAGTCTGCCAGTCTGTGGAGAGTAAGCAGGAAAGTTTAGAAAAAGCAGATTACCTCTACGAATACCAATGGGAGATGAAGGCACGTCCTAATCAAGAGTTAGTTCGTTCCACCCCAGATTATCTGCTAGACCCAATGCAAATCACTCAGAAACTCCAATCTCAAGCAGATCAATTGAGTGTGCAATTAGGAAGGAAGCAGTACTACGAGCAGGTAAAGCCACAAATAGATGGTTTATGTGCTGTTTACATTCTCAAAGCTTTTGAGCAACTTGGGTGGAAGCCGAAATTCCATACTCGTATAAGCGCGGAAACTCTTGCAGAACAATTAGGTGTGGTGTCCCAGCATCGGCAACTTTTGAGTCGATTATTAGGAATCCTAGCTGAAGATGGCGTGCTGCGTCGAGTAAATGACCAGTGGGAAGTCTGCCGCATACCAGAAATGAAGCAACCTATTGAGGTTTGGAAAACACTTTTAGCGAAATTTCCTGCTTATCAAGCGGAACTGACGTTGTTAGGGCGGTGCGGTCAGAAGCTAGCTTCGGTATTGATTGGGGAGGTCGAACCGCTACAATTGATTTTCCCTGAAGGTTCTGTGACAACATCTGAGCATCTGTACCAAGATTCACCTAGTTATCGGATTTATAACCTGCTGGTTGAGAAAGCGATCGCGATTGCGCTGGAACGTTTACCAGAGGGACGAACAGTGCGGATTTTGGAAATTGGCGCAGGTACAGGTTCGCTGACATCCTATGTTCTGCCAAAGCTTTCACGACATCGAACAGAATATGTATTTACTGACATTACCCCACAGTTGACAATCTCTGCCGAGCAAAAGTTTTACGATTATCCTTTCGTTAAGTACCAAGTTTTGGATATTGAGGCGGATGTAATCGCCCAAGGATTCCAACCGCATTCATTCGATCTGATTCTAGTATCAGACGCACTGCACGCGACTCGTGACCTTCATCAAACGCTGGAAAATGTCAAACAGCTTCTCGCTTCTGGAGGGTTGCTGGTTTTGCTGGAGTTGACAGCCACTAACCGCTTCGCGGATCTAGTATTTGGATTGCTCAACAGCTGGTGGCTATTTACTGATGTCCAACTGCGGCGATCGCACCCTTTGCTTTCTGAGGCTCAGTGGCAAGATTTGCTAAAAGATGTCGGGTTTGTGGAAGTTGCTAGCATTGCAGATATACCACCAGAAACAGATAAGTCTCTCCAAACCGTTATTCTGGCTACTAGTCCAAAGCTTGAGCCAGAAGTTCAGCCCTCATCAGTGATTCCTCTAAAGCCTGAAAATTCAGGAACTTGGTTAATTTTTGCTGACAATTCTGGAGTCGGGCAACAGCTAGCAGAACAACTCAAACAACACCAACAAATCCCAATTCTGATAGAACCTGGAACTGTTTTCCAGCGCCTTGATGCAGATAGCTTCCAAATTCGTCTGGAATACGCAGAAGATATGCAGCAACTCCTAGAAGCTGTTGATGCAAATCAACCCACCTGTCGCGGCGTAGTTTATCTGTGGAGTCTAGACACACCTCCAACTGAGAAAATGACAACAGCTACCCTAGAATCAACTTTAACAAACAGCTGTTTGGGCGTACTGCATTTGCTTCAGGCGTTGGCTAAAGTCAATTGTCCGCATTCTCTGCGTCTATTTTTGGTGACGAACTCTACCCAGACAGTAGGAGGTTTAAAATCTCTCTCGCTTGCCCAATCTCCTTTATGGGGTTTGGGCCGAGTCATTAACAATGAACATCCCAATCTTCGCTGCACTCGCGTGGATTTGAGTTCTGTTATTGCCCCAGAGGAGATTCAGTCTCTCATAGAAGAGTTGCTGGCAGACGATAAAGAAGATGAAATCGCCTTGCGGGGTAACGATCGCTATGTAAATCGGTTAATCCGGTTATCGCCAGCAGATTTGATTCAAAAATCAAAATCTCTGGCACAAAATCGAGAACCCTTTCGTTTGGAAATCTCTGCACCAGGAGTGTTGGATAACTTGCAACTGCGGGCGATGGCGCTCTCAAAACCAGGGACGGGAGAGGTGGAAATTCAGGTTTGCGCCACAGGTTTGAACTTTAAGGATGTTGCCAAGACAATAAATTTGTTAAATGATGCCAGTTTGGAAGGGACTTTCTCCGGACGATCGCTTGGTATAGAATGTGCCGGAATCATTACCGCCATTGGCTCTGGCGTTGAAGAGTTTAAGATAGGTGATGAAGTTATTGCTTGTGCGTCTCACAGCTTTAGTACGCACACAACGACAGATGCCCGCGCTGTAGTGCATAAGCCCGCGCATCTTAGTTTTGAAGAAGCCGCCACAATCCCTGTAACTTTTCTGACTGCTTACTACGCCTTGCACTATTTGGGAAGGTTGCGTCAGGGTGAGCGGGTTCTCATCCATGCAGCAGCAGGTGGTGTAGGTCTTGCTGCCATCCAAATTGCCCAGACAGTGGGTGCAGAGATTTTCGCGACGGCAGGTAGTCCAGAAAAACGGGAATTTTTGCGATCGCTTGGCGTAGAGCATGTAATGGATTCTCGCTCCACCGCATTTGCCTCAGAGGTGATGGAAATTACTGGCGGTAAAGGTGTAGATATTGTCCTCAACTCTTTGGCAGGAGAGGCTATCCCTAAGAGCCTCTCTGTGCTGGGAGCTTATGGACGTTTTATAGAAATCGGGAAGCGCGATATCGAGCAGAACAATAAGCTGGGTCTGCGACCTTTTCAAAATAATTTGTCCTTCTTTGCGGTAGATTTGGACAAGCTGTTAAGCGATCGCCCTGATTTTGCTGGCTCCTTATTCCGTGAAGTCATAGAATATTTTGAGGTAAAAAGCTTTCACCCACTTCCTCATCGAGTCTTCCCAATATCGAGGGTAGTAAGCACCTTCCGCTACATGGCACAAGCCAAGCACATCGGCAAGATTGTCGTATCGTTGCAAGAGCCAGATGTAAAGATAGTTCCCTCATCTCAAGCAACAGTCACTTTTCGCCCTGATGCAACTTACTTAATTACTGGTGGACTGGGTGGGTTTGGTTTAGCAGTGGCTCAGTGGTTGGTGAAAGGGGGGGCGCGGCACTTAGTGCTAATGGGTCGTAGTGGTGCTGACTCGTCAGTAGCAAAGGAAGCGGTAAAAACATTGGAGTCAGCAGATGTTCATGTGGTAGCCGCTAAAGCAGACGTGTCACACGAGGAGGAAGTAAAAAGTGTTCTGGCAAACATTAGCCAGTCTATGCCGCCGTTGCGAGGCATTATTCATGCAGCAATGGTTCTGGACGATGCTCTCCTGCTCGACCTCAACCAGGAACGTTTAGGAAAAGCGATCGCACCCAAGGTCATGGGAGCTTGGAACTTACACACCCACACCTTAAACGCACCCTTAGATTTCTTCGTATCATTTTCCTCGTTTAGTTCCATTATTGGAAATACAGGACAGGGGAATTATGTAGCTGCTAATACTTTTCTTGATACGCTGGCACATCACCGCCGCGCTTTAGGACTGCCAGCCTTGACCGTTAACTGGGGTGCGATTGCCGATGTTGGTTATGTTGCTGATAACACTGTAATCGGTCAATATTTAGACCAGATTGGCATGAAAGGTTTGCGATCGCACCAAGCACTACAGATATTAGGACAATTACTCCATGTTGAGGCAGTGCAGACAGGAGTAGCACCTTTTAACTGGCATCGGTTGAGCGAGATTTACCCAACTGGCGCATCAGCGCGATTTTCTCAGCTAGTCAACGAAGCAGCTGTTTTACCAAAGGCAGACAGACGCAATAGCAAAGGAGATTTGCTCTTAGACGACCTGATGACAGCCGAACCAACAGAGCGCTTGCAAATTTTGGAATCTCACCTGCGAGAACTTGTAGCTTTGGTATTAGGAACTTCTCCTGCTAAATTGGATAGTCAAAAATCGCTGACCAATCTGGGACTTGACTCCTTAATGGGAGTAGAACTGAGTAACCGAATTGAGAGCGTTTTGGGTGTGAGTGTACCCACAATGAAACTAGTGCAGGGCCCAAGTATTTCGCAACTAGCAGTGGAGCTAGTTGAGCAACTGATGGGAACTTCCCAGACACAATTACCTTCTTCAGTGACGGCAGTTCCAAGTGATTGGCTCGTTTTCCCAAAACCAAATCCAGATGCCTGCTTGCGTCTGTTCTGCTTCCCATACCTTGGGGGCAGTACCTCAGAATTTCTTCCTTGGTCAGATAACTTACCAGCAGATGTAGAAGTTTGTGCCGTTAAGCTTCCCGGAAGTAAAGACTTTTTGGGCAAACAGTCATTCGACGAGCTAACCTCTGTAATCAAAATCTTGGTAGAAGTTCTGGTTCCTTATCTAGACAAACCATTCGCTTTCTATGGTCACAGTCTAGGGGCATTAATCAGCTTTGAACTCGCCCGTCAGTTGCGCCGCGAAAATAGTAAAACTCCTGCTCACTTGTTCGTTGGTGCTTCACAAGCTCCTCAGATACCCTATTTACATCCTTCTGTTGAAAAACTCCCTGAATTTGAGCCAGTCAAAGGAGTATCTATCAACGATTTACCCCAACTGTATCGTGACAACACAGAACTGTTGGAATTGTTACCACTGCTTTTAAAGGAAGTAACTTTGTTGGCTGAAAAATACAGCTATACAGAGGAAGAGCCACTAAATTGTCCTATTTCTGTGTTTGGAGGAATGCAAGACAACGTGATAACTGAAGATTTACTTTCGGCTTGGCGCGAGCAAACTTGCAGCAACTTTAAGCTGCAAATGTTAAGCGGCAATCATTTATTCTTACACAGCTCTCAACATCTGCTTTTGCAAGCAATATCTGAGGAGCTATCATCACTTCTTTGTTTGTAA